In Mangifera indica cultivar Alphonso unplaced genomic scaffold, CATAS_Mindica_2.1 Un_0072, whole genome shotgun sequence, a genomic segment contains:
- the LOC123207336 gene encoding putative UDP-rhamnose:rhamnosyltransferase 1, with the protein MADAKQLHIAMFPWLAFGHMIPFFDLAKQIAQRGHKISFISTPRNIQRLPKVPPNLSSQMNFVSLTLPHQDNLPQHAEATSDLPFHKIPYLKSACDKLQDSLAEFLQKSKPDWIIHDFIASWLPPITAKLGISGAFFSIFQALSICFFGSSSSAMINGEDPRTKPEDFTVPPTWVPFKTNVAYRLHEAKKFFDHIEMNDSGVTDMVRLGLVIDGCDVIAVRSCIEIESEWINLLEELHGKPVLPIGLLPPLAYDNGGAPEKDTWLTINDWLGKHEPKTVIYVAFGSELNLSQTELTELALGLELSGLPFFWVLRNQDDTVFLPYGFEKRVEGRGVVWTSWAPQLRILAHESVGAFLTHCGFSSIIESLYYGHPLVMLPFSIDQGLIARVFTKKKVGIEINRNEEDGMYTRQSVSEALKLVIVEEEGRIYREKAKELRILFANEQIHHQYIHKFVEFLQNHRQVSNR; encoded by the coding sequence ATGGCGGATGCTAAACAGCTTCACATAGCCATGTTTCCATGGCTAGCCTTTGGTCATATGATTCCATTCTTTGACCTAGCTAAACAGATTGCTCAAAGGGGTCACAAGATCTCATTCATTTCAACTCCCAGAAACATCCAACGCCTTCCTAAAGTCCCTCCAAATTTATCTTCCCAGATGAATTTTGTGAGCCTTACTTTACCCCATCAGGATAATCTTCCACAACACGCTGAGGCCACCAGTGATTTGCCATTTCACAAAATCCCATATCTTAAAAGTGCCTGTGATAAACTCCAAGATTCTCTGGCTGAATTTTTGCAAAAATCCAAGCCAGATTGGATTATTCACGACTTTATTGCTTCCTGGTTGCCACCAATAACAGCCAAGCTTGGCATCTCCGGCGCCTTCTTCAGCATATTCCAGGCTTTGTCAATCTGTTTCTTTGGATCATCATCATCGGCTATGATCAACGGTGAGGATCCTCGTACTAAGCCGGAAGATTTCACTGTTCCTCCAACATGGGTACCATTCAAAACCAACGTAGCGTATCGACTTCATGAAGCAAAGAAATTTTTTGATCATATTGAGATGAACGATTCGGGAGTCACAGATATGGTTCGACTAGGGTTGGTGATAGACGGCTGTGATGTAATAGCTGTAAGAAGCTGCATTGAGATTGAATCGGAATGGATAAATCTCCTCGAAGAGCTTCATGGTAAACCAGTCCTACCTATAGGGTTGTTGCCGCCTTTGGCTTACGACAACGGAGGCGCCCCTGAAAAGGACACCTGGCTTACCATTAACGATTGGTTAGGGAAACACGAGCCAAAGACTGTGATTTATGTAGCATTCGGAAGcgagttaaatttgagtcaaactgagTTGACTGAGTTGGCTCTAGGTTTGGAATTATCCGGGTTACCTTTCTTTTGGGTTCTAAGGAATCAAGATGACACAGTATTTCTTCCATATGGGTTTGAGAAAAGAGTGGAGGGTAGAGGAGTGGTGTGGACGAGTTGGGCCCCTCAACTCAGGATATTAGCTCATGAATCTGTGGGAGCATTTTTAACTCACTGTGGATTTAGCTCAATTATAGAGTCATTATATTATGGACATCCCCTAGTTATGTTGCCTTTCTCCATTGACCAAGGGTTGATTGCAAGAGTTTTTACAAAGAAGAAGGTTGGGATTGAGATAAACAGAAATGAGGAAGATGGAATGTATACGAGGCAATCAGTGTCAGAGGCATTAAAGTTGGTTatagttgaagaagaaggaagaattTACAGAGAGAAAGCCAAGGAATTGAGGATTTTATTTGCAAATGAACAGATCCACCATCAATACATACACAAATTTGTGGAGTTTCTGCAGAATCATAGGCAAGTTTCAAATCGTTGA
- the LOC123207337 gene encoding putative UDP-rhamnose:rhamnosyltransferase 1, translating into MADAKQLHIAMFPWLAFGHMIPYFELAKRIAQKGHKISFISTPRNIQRLPKVPPNLSSQWNFVSLTLPHHDNLPHDAEATNDLPLHKIPHLKIACDKLQHSLVEFLQKSNPDWIFHDFIASWLPPITAKLGISSAFFSIFQASSICFCGSSSSAMINGEDPRSKPEDFTVPPPWVPFKTTVAFRLHEAKKFFEHYEMNDSGVTDMVRMGSVLDGCDVIAIRSCMEIESQWINLLRELHGKPVLPVGALPPTTYDSRDTLEDNNWLTINDWLGKHEPKTVIYVAFGSESNLSQTELTELALGLELSGLPFFWALRNRDDTVVLPDEFEERVKGRGVVWTSWAPQLRILAHESVGAFLTHCGSSSITESLYHGHPLVMLPIYGDQGLIARAFTEKKVGIEIPRNEEDGIYTRKSVAETLKLVMVEKEGKIYREKTNELKVLFADKQLHDQYIHKFVEFLQNYKQVSNH; encoded by the coding sequence ATGGCGGATGCTAAACAGCTTCACATAGCTATGTTTCCATGGCTAGCCTTTGGCCACATGATTCCATACTTTGAACTAGCCAAACGGATTGCTCAAAAGGGCCACAAAATCTCATTCATTTCAACTCCCAGAAACATCCAACGCCTTCCTAAAGTCCCTCCAAATTTATCCTCCCAGTGGAATTTTGTGAGCCTCACTTTGCCACATCACGATAATCTTCCACATGATGCAGAGGCCACCAATGATTTGCCCCTTCACAAAATCCCACATCTTAAAATTGCTTGTGATAAACTCCAACATTCTCTAGTTGAATTTTTGCAAAAATCCAATCCAGATTGGATTTTTCACGACTTTATTGCTTCCTGGCTGCCACCAATAACAGCCAAGCTTGGAATCTCCAGCGCCTTCTTCAGCATATTCCAGGCTTCGTCAATCTGTTTCTGTGGATCATCATCATCGGCCATGATCAATGGCGAGGATCCTCGTTCTAAGCCTGAAGATTTCACTGTTCCTCCACCATGGGTACCATTCAAAACCACCGTTGCGTTTCGACTTCATGaagcaaaaaaattttttgagcATTATGAGATGAACGATTCGGGAGTTACAGATATGGTTCGTATGGGGTCGGTGCTAGACGGTTGTGATGTGATAGCTATAAGAAGCTGCATGGAGATTGAATCGCAATGGATAAATCTCCTGAGAGAGCTTCATGGTAAACCAGTTCTACCTGTAGGGGCGTTGCCACCTACAACTTACGACAGCAGAGACACCCTTGAAGATAACAACTGGCTTACCATTAACGACTGGTTAGGGAAACACGAGCCAAAGACTGTAATTTATGTAGCATTCGGAAGcgagtcaaatttgagtcaaactgagTTGACTGAGTTGGCTCTAGGTTTAGAATTATCCGGGTTACCTTTCTTTTGGGCTTTAAGGAACCGGGATGACACAGTAGTTCTTCCAGATGAGTTTGAGGAAAGAGTGAAGGGTAGAGGAGTGGTGTGGACGAGTTGGGCCCCTCAACTCAGGATATTAGCTCATGAATCGGTGGGAGCATTTTTAACTCATTGTGGATCTAGCTCAATTACAGAGTCATTATATCATGGACATCCTTTGGTTATGTTGCCCATCTACGGTGACCAGGGATTGATTGCTAGAGCTTTTACAGAAAAGAAGGTCGGCATAGAGATACCGAGAAATGAGGAAGATGGAATATACACGAGAAAATCAGTGGCGGAAACATTAAAGTTGGTTATGGttgaaaaagaagggaaaatttATAGAGAGAAAACCAATGAATTGAAGGTTTTATTTGCAGATAAACAACTCCATGATCAATACATACACAAATTTGTTGAGTTTCTGCAGAATTATAAGCAAGTTTCAAATCATTGA